A single Pogoniulus pusillus isolate bPogPus1 chromosome 27, bPogPus1.pri, whole genome shotgun sequence DNA region contains:
- the FKBP6 gene encoding inactive peptidyl-prolyl cis-trans isomerase FKBP6 codes for MAGGGAAGEASEADAPQGRLPPLGEALVVIPAAVQVRGLQDLTGDGGVCKQELRSGTGQLVPPNSSVEVKYSGYLEDSVEPFCTNHNCSVPELMKLGKDITLWGLEIGLLTMRKGETAKFVFKPSYAYGQQGCPPVIPPNATILFEVELLDFINSAEADAFFELTPEQQDTFPLEKVLKVAEAERQLGNFLYRKRNFEHARDIYKKVLSILGRSSSSEAEQCQINASKLLVLLNLSLTYLKLERPARALAYGEAALEIDQRNAKALFRCGQACLYMTQYEKARGFLLRAQHIEPFNHEINGELKKLASCYKDYMEERKEMCCRMFASLRSSD; via the exons ATGGCGGGCGGCGGAGCTGCCGGCGAGGCTTCGGAGGCAGACGCGCCTCAGGGAAGGCTTCCACCGCTGGGTGAGGCCCTGGTCGTGATCCCGGCGGCAGTGCAGGTCCGGGGCCTGCAGGACCTCACCGGCGATGGAGGGGTGTGCAAGCAGGAGCTGCGTTCTGGCACCGGGCAGCTTGTGCCCCCCAACTCCTCTGTGGAAG TGAAGTACTCTGGATACTTGGAAGACTCAGTGGAGCCCTTCTGCACAAACCACAACTGCAGTGTTCCTGAGCTGATGAAACTTGGAAAGG ACATTACACTGTGGGGCCTGGAGATTGGGCTGCTGACCATGAGGAAGGGAGAGACAGCCAAATTTGTCTTCAAGCCCAGTTATGCCtatgggcagcagggctgtcccCCTGTCATCCCCCCGAACGCCACCATCCTGTTCGAAGTGGAGCTGCTGGACTTCATCAACTCTGCTGAAGCCGATGCCTTCTTCGAGTTAACCCCT gagcagcaggataCATTTCCACTAGAAAAGGTGTTGAAagtggcagaggcagagagacAGCTGGGCAACTTCCTCTACCGTAAGAGAAACTTTGAGCATGCCAGAGACATATACAAAAAG GTGCTGTCCATCCTTGGTCGCAGCTCttccagtgaggcagagcagtgtcagATCAACGCTTCCAAGCTTCTGGTGCTCCTCAATCTCTCCCTCACCTACCTGAAACTGGAACGTCCTGCCCGAGCTTTGGCATATGGGGAGGCAGCCTTGGAGATTGACCAAAGGAATGCCAAAGCCCTCTTCAGATGTGGCCAG GCCTGCCTGTACATGACACAGTATGAAAAAGCCCGAGGCTtcctgctcagagctcagcacatAGAGCCATTTAACCACGAGATTAATGGGGAGCTGAAAAAGCTGGCCAG